Proteins from a single region of Sphingomonas sp.:
- a CDS encoding MarR family EPS-associated transcriptional regulator — translation MAAPEKREDLHFRLLRLLEEHPEYSQRDISRALDVSLGGVNYCLKAMIDKGLIKIENFKTSRHKFGYLHVLTPQGIAERAALTNRFLRRKLAEYEVLKAEIQALEGEMAARGGQPGTADIASSNP, via the coding sequence ATGGCTGCACCGGAAAAGCGCGAAGATCTTCATTTCCGTTTGCTTCGCCTACTCGAGGAGCATCCGGAATATAGCCAGCGAGACATCTCGCGCGCGCTGGACGTCAGTCTCGGCGGGGTCAATTATTGCCTCAAGGCGATGATCGACAAGGGTCTGATCAAGATCGAGAATTTCAAAACCTCGCGTCACAAATTCGGCTATCTGCATGTCCTTACTCCCCAGGGCATCGCCGAGCGGGCCGCGCTGACCAACCGTTTCCTGCGCCGCAAGCTTGCCGAATATGAGGTTCTCAAGGCCGAAATTCAGGCGCTGGAGGGCGAGATGGCCGCGCGCGGCGGGCAGCCCGGCACCGCCGATATCGCCAGCTCCAACCCATGA
- the asnB gene encoding asparagine synthase (glutamine-hydrolyzing): MANHQDGECCLMCGIAGFISLTPLVQEQAVSIVTAMADHIRHRGPDAGGGWVDPAAGVALGHRRLSIVDLSSAGAQPMDSASGRYALVYNGEIYNHLDVRDALGGTSVPWRGHSDTETLLAAIEAWGIERALQVCVGMFAFALWDRREQALTLARDRMGEKPLYYGWQGQTLLFASEIKALYAHPAFERRINTDVLGNYFRFGNTPGRSSIWSGIGKLPSGTYLTYRRDAGRSLAEPVPYWSIDAAAAAGRADRFRGSVDDAADALGTVLGQAVGQQMVADVPLGAFLSGGIDSSTVVSQMQALSPRPIKTFTIGFEEPEYDESGHAEAVAAHLDTEHITLKLSAEDARATVPSLSALFDEPFGDTSAIPTLLVSRLARQEVTVALSGDGADELFAGYSRYHSPRMRRAWQFGQLAPAPLRTLAGRRIGGTAYPAAASRDPAAFLQGMYDLSLSQWWTPPVLGAEATVPVADTPRGIDPVGLMMRADMHRYLPDDILTKVDRTAMSVSLETRAPFLDHRVVEFAMRLPTALLVRDGVGKMPLRSLLYRSVPRAILERPKMGFAPPVDHWMRGPLRDWAEDLLSPESLGRSGFLDVAAIRKRWTAHLSGAENHRDPLWIALMFQSWLRENVA; this comes from the coding sequence ATGGCGAACCACCAAGACGGCGAGTGCTGCCTGATGTGCGGTATTGCCGGTTTTATCTCCCTGACGCCGTTAGTGCAGGAACAGGCGGTCTCGATCGTAACCGCAATGGCCGATCATATTCGCCACCGCGGCCCCGATGCCGGTGGTGGCTGGGTTGATCCGGCCGCCGGTGTTGCGCTGGGGCATCGTCGCCTGTCGATCGTCGATCTGTCATCGGCCGGCGCGCAGCCGATGGATTCGGCAAGCGGCCGATACGCGCTGGTGTATAACGGCGAAATCTACAACCATCTCGATGTTCGCGATGCGCTGGGCGGCACCAGCGTGCCATGGCGCGGGCATTCCGATACTGAGACGCTGCTTGCCGCAATCGAGGCATGGGGCATCGAGCGGGCGCTGCAGGTCTGTGTCGGAATGTTTGCCTTTGCGCTATGGGATCGCCGCGAGCAAGCGCTGACGCTGGCTCGCGACCGGATGGGCGAGAAGCCGCTATATTATGGCTGGCAGGGTCAGACGCTGCTGTTCGCCTCCGAGATCAAGGCTCTCTACGCGCATCCGGCATTCGAACGGCGGATCAATACCGATGTGCTCGGCAATTACTTTCGCTTCGGCAACACGCCGGGGCGCAGTTCGATCTGGAGCGGGATCGGCAAATTGCCGTCCGGCACCTATCTCACCTATCGTCGCGATGCCGGGCGGAGCCTGGCCGAGCCGGTGCCATACTGGTCCATCGACGCTGCCGCCGCCGCCGGGCGGGCCGACCGTTTCCGCGGCTCGGTCGACGATGCTGCCGATGCGCTCGGTACGGTGCTTGGACAGGCGGTCGGCCAGCAAATGGTTGCCGATGTCCCGCTTGGTGCATTCCTGTCCGGCGGCATCGATTCCTCGACCGTGGTGTCGCAGATGCAGGCGCTGTCGCCGCGGCCGATCAAGACCTTCACGATCGGTTTCGAAGAGCCTGAATATGACGAATCCGGTCATGCCGAAGCGGTGGCAGCGCATCTTGATACCGAACATATTACGCTGAAACTCTCGGCGGAGGATGCGCGGGCGACGGTGCCGTCGCTTTCCGCGCTGTTCGACGAACCGTTTGGCGACACGTCCGCGATCCCGACCCTGCTCGTTTCGCGTCTCGCGCGGCAGGAGGTCACTGTGGCATTGAGCGGCGATGGCGCCGACGAATTATTTGCCGGATATAGCCGTTATCATAGCCCGCGTATGCGCCGGGCGTGGCAGTTCGGGCAGCTGGCGCCGGCGCCGTTGCGTACTTTGGCCGGGCGCCGCATCGGAGGCACCGCCTATCCCGCCGCCGCCAGCCGCGATCCGGCAGCGTTTCTTCAGGGCATGTACGATCTGTCGCTGTCGCAATGGTGGACGCCGCCGGTGCTCGGCGCCGAAGCCACGGTTCCGGTCGCAGACACGCCGCGCGGCATCGATCCCGTCGGATTGATGATGCGCGCCGACATGCATCGCTATCTTCCCGATGATATTCTCACCAAGGTCGATCGCACGGCCATGTCGGTCAGCCTCGAAACGCGGGCGCCGTTTCTGGACCACCGCGTCGTCGAATTTGCGATGCGTCTTCCAACCGCATTGCTGGTGCGCGACGGGGTCGGCAAGATGCCGCTGCGGAGCCTGCTGTATCGCAGCGTCCCGCGCGCGATACTCGAACGGCCCAAAATGGGTTTCGCGCCGCCGGTTGATCACTGGATGCGCGGGCCGCTGCGCGACTGGGCCGAAGACCTGCTGTCGCCGGAAAGTCTGGGCAGGAGCGGCTTTCTCGATGTCGCTGCGATACGCAAGCGCTGGACGGCGCATCTGTCGGGCGCCGAGAACCATCGCGACCCGCTGTGGATTGCGCTGATGTTCCAATCATGGCTGCGCGAGAACGTCGCATGA
- a CDS encoding polysaccharide biosynthesis C-terminal domain-containing protein codes for MLRSLLERLRSGAAAKVFGLSIANAIFGLATATSLARLMGPHNFGGYNFLLALLAIVSFPIGTGLRQVVLRETAYAVARPDGVHPYHIWRWGYQAAILLCVVVLAGGFAWGAAIVGVSGNVTLAILLAIILITVPVMHVGVGAVQGMGMVVVSQIPEYLMRPIGILVVTGIVAIVTTARPLGLETALGIYAAISLVCAGAAMFWLRKYTARNFADRPLGQTSLDRRALTMAALSFGMIQSVQLITDNVDTLMLGFLTTTVEVAHYRVAAAIATLASFAIIAINTVISPEIARLHALGARDELQRLIHTSTRVIVLISLVSLVAILVAGHLVLMILFGSEYSAAAVPLYTLSIGRFVASCFGPVATVLSLTGHERLTLAGLCASALCNVALNPLFIPLYGATGAALSSGISMIVWGAFLWVALRKATGFTTMFALRRSPAAQTSI; via the coding sequence TTGCTCCGTTCCCTGCTGGAGCGGCTCCGGTCGGGAGCCGCCGCCAAGGTGTTTGGCCTTAGCATCGCGAATGCGATCTTCGGGCTGGCCACGGCGACGTCGCTGGCGCGCCTGATGGGGCCGCACAATTTCGGCGGCTATAATTTCCTGCTGGCATTGCTGGCGATTGTATCGTTTCCGATCGGCACCGGTTTGCGGCAGGTCGTGCTGCGCGAAACCGCCTATGCCGTTGCCCGGCCCGATGGGGTCCATCCCTATCATATCTGGCGCTGGGGATATCAGGCGGCGATATTATTGTGCGTGGTCGTGCTGGCCGGTGGATTTGCCTGGGGCGCAGCGATCGTGGGGGTCAGCGGCAACGTCACGCTGGCGATCCTGTTGGCGATCATCCTGATCACGGTGCCGGTCATGCATGTCGGCGTCGGCGCTGTGCAGGGCATGGGGATGGTCGTCGTCAGCCAGATTCCCGAATATCTGATGCGTCCGATTGGCATCCTGGTGGTCACCGGGATCGTTGCCATCGTCACCACCGCGCGTCCGCTGGGGCTTGAAACGGCGCTCGGCATCTATGCGGCGATCAGCCTGGTCTGCGCCGGTGCGGCGATGTTCTGGCTGCGCAAATATACGGCGCGCAACTTTGCCGACAGGCCGCTCGGTCAGACCTCGCTTGACCGGCGGGCGCTGACCATGGCTGCGCTGAGTTTCGGGATGATCCAGAGCGTGCAGTTGATCACCGACAATGTCGATACGCTGATGCTGGGCTTCCTCACCACCACTGTCGAGGTCGCGCACTATCGTGTTGCGGCAGCGATCGCCACGCTTGCCTCATTCGCGATCATTGCGATCAACACCGTGATTTCACCCGAGATTGCCCGGCTCCATGCGCTTGGTGCACGAGACGAACTGCAACGGTTGATCCATACTAGCACGCGCGTGATCGTGCTGATCAGCCTGGTCAGCCTGGTCGCGATCCTCGTCGCCGGCCATCTGGTTTTGATGATCCTGTTCGGGTCCGAATACAGCGCTGCAGCTGTGCCGCTCTATACCCTGTCGATCGGCCGTTTCGTCGCTTCGTGTTTCGGCCCGGTTGCGACCGTTCTGAGCCTGACCGGTCACGAACGGCTGACGCTGGCCGGGCTATGTGCCTCGGCGCTTTGCAACGTCGCGCTCAACCCGCTATTCATCCCGCTCTATGGCGCCACAGGTGCAGCGCTTTCGTCGGGCATTTCGATGATCGTGTGGGGCGCGTTTCTGTGGGTCGCGTTGCGCAAGGCCACGGGCTTCACGACGATGTTCGCATTGCGCCGCAGCCCTGCCGCGCAGACTTCAATCTAG
- a CDS encoding O-antigen ligase family protein — protein sequence MVNLLGDADRGLSISRITAVIYGVAVMAGGKLRIPDDAKLFTRLLFMLQLLLILISIYNVSGEYTRVFDVSIFSCALIFVLLLWHQNFDPEAVFDGLIFFALGAVVISTLGIAGYGVEYDIDGRLTLFGDNSNLVGVRMTVATMVLIFSTVRFLGSKLWLSGIFGVMSLLTGLFMIETGSRVAALSLFAALLIFYARYLMFGRKFIFGAVMIGLGVIVAVPYLIFATDIPLVERLQRSYYEGDLAGRGDVWSSYLDELRGVEDFVIGHGFSGFDRLANHLFGGFMSPHNVLVETLILGGSLGVTLFLAMNFLAVLAAVRQLRLANRILPIMLLMPYLGSVLSGQTLNVKLMWVVVATCFAPFAAARATPRLHEQWRTTKTASAA from the coding sequence ATGGTCAATCTGCTCGGTGATGCCGATCGTGGCCTCTCGATCAGCCGCATCACCGCGGTTATCTATGGCGTGGCGGTGATGGCTGGCGGCAAGCTGCGCATTCCCGACGACGCCAAGCTGTTCACCCGGCTGCTGTTCATGTTGCAGTTGCTTTTGATCCTGATTAGCATCTACAATGTCAGTGGCGAATATACGCGGGTCTTTGATGTCTCGATCTTCTCGTGCGCGCTGATCTTTGTCCTTCTCCTCTGGCATCAGAATTTCGATCCCGAGGCGGTTTTCGACGGGTTGATCTTCTTCGCACTGGGAGCGGTAGTTATCTCGACGCTCGGCATCGCCGGCTATGGTGTCGAATATGATATCGACGGGCGCCTGACCCTGTTCGGCGACAATTCCAATCTGGTCGGTGTGCGGATGACGGTCGCCACTATGGTTTTGATCTTCTCGACCGTCCGCTTCCTTGGCAGCAAGCTGTGGCTCAGTGGGATATTCGGGGTGATGAGCCTGTTGACCGGCCTGTTCATGATCGAAACCGGGTCGCGGGTCGCGGCGCTGTCGCTGTTTGCCGCGCTGCTGATATTTTACGCGCGGTATCTGATGTTCGGCCGCAAGTTCATTTTCGGCGCAGTTATGATCGGCCTCGGCGTGATAGTCGCCGTGCCCTATTTGATCTTCGCTACCGACATTCCGCTCGTCGAGCGTCTGCAGCGATCCTATTACGAAGGCGATCTTGCCGGCCGCGGTGATGTCTGGAGTTCGTATCTGGACGAGTTGCGCGGCGTCGAAGATTTTGTGATCGGGCACGGCTTTTCCGGGTTCGACCGGCTCGCTAATCACCTGTTCGGTGGGTTCATGAGCCCACATAACGTGCTGGTGGAAACGTTGATCCTGGGTGGTTCACTGGGCGTTACCCTCTTCCTGGCGATGAACTTTCTGGCCGTGCTCGCCGCAGTCCGCCAGCTGCGCCTGGCCAATCGGATTTTGCCGATCATGCTGCTGATGCCCTATCTCGGATCGGTCCTGTCGGGCCAAACCCTCAACGTAAAGCTGATGTGGGTGGTCGTCGCGACCTGCTTTGCGCCATTCGCTGCGGCACGGGCAACGCCGCGCTTGCATGAACAATGGCGAACCACCAAGACGGCGAGTGCTGCCTGA
- a CDS encoding polysaccharide biosynthesis tyrosine autokinase translates to MTRVPLQSDEAALVQDNQDFVAPLLKRYLHTLNRWKWVAIAVMTVAIAVGLVITLLTAPTYTATSQIEISRDQKRVTNVQGLEGAVGAQDLEFYETQYALLETRSLAERVARGLDLNRNDAFFEAAGIEINEKELGNAKVAPLTQKQADRREKVAISTLLSRISIDPVRRSRLVKISYTSRSPALSAQIANAWTQQFIGASMDRQFASTADARKFLEERLAALKTRLEESEREAVTYAADRGIVTLETVRDAQGRTQGQRTLAATDLEALNAALSQATSDRIAAESRARGQRGDVSPEALGNAAISDLRRQRAEAASEYARALVQFEPEYPAARALKEKIQSLDQAIALETSRVGASRSQTYKEAVAKEASLRSEVEKLRAQLDEQQRASIQYNIYQREADTNRQLYDALLQRYKEIGVAGTVGVNNIAIVDQARVPTVPSAPSLFKNMILAIALGLCLVVALVVGLEQIDEGVVDPQQISRALQVPLLGYTPKTDGALQDELQDAKSDLSEAYFSIHSNLNFSTHHGMPRSLMVTSTKPGEGKSTTSMALARIIGRTGKRVLLVDADLRSPTLNYIFELDNKAGFSNLLAGEDDLMRLTAEVPFRGLSVLTTGPKPPNPAELLSGDRIKVLIQEMLEHFDHIVMDAPPVLGLTDAPLLGSTVEGCVFVIQAGDVPLRGIRAALQRLRMVNTHIFGAVLTKLSQRDAGYGYGYGYGSSYGSYGRDDDPKRA, encoded by the coding sequence GTGACGCGCGTTCCGCTGCAGTCGGACGAAGCTGCGTTGGTGCAGGATAACCAGGATTTCGTAGCGCCGCTGCTCAAGCGATACCTGCACACGCTCAATCGCTGGAAGTGGGTGGCGATCGCGGTGATGACCGTGGCCATCGCGGTCGGGCTGGTGATTACCCTGCTGACCGCGCCGACCTACACCGCGACCTCGCAGATCGAGATTAGCCGTGACCAGAAACGAGTCACCAATGTCCAGGGACTTGAAGGCGCGGTGGGTGCGCAGGACCTGGAATTCTACGAAACCCAATATGCCCTGCTCGAAACCCGTTCGCTTGCGGAGCGCGTTGCGCGCGGGCTCGATCTCAATCGCAACGACGCTTTCTTCGAAGCGGCCGGCATCGAGATCAATGAAAAGGAGCTGGGCAACGCCAAGGTCGCGCCGCTGACGCAAAAGCAGGCCGATCGCCGCGAGAAGGTTGCGATCAGTACACTGCTTTCGCGCATCTCGATCGATCCGGTGCGCCGTTCGCGCCTGGTCAAGATCAGCTATACCAGCCGTTCGCCGGCGCTGTCCGCGCAGATCGCCAATGCCTGGACCCAGCAATTCATCGGCGCGAGCATGGATCGCCAGTTTGCATCCACTGCCGATGCGCGCAAATTCCTCGAAGAACGGCTTGCTGCGCTGAAGACTCGGCTCGAAGAGTCCGAGCGCGAAGCCGTGACCTATGCCGCCGATCGCGGCATCGTGACGCTGGAAACGGTCAGGGACGCCCAGGGCCGCACCCAGGGCCAGCGCACCCTGGCCGCCACCGATCTCGAAGCACTCAACGCAGCGCTGAGCCAAGCGACGTCCGATCGTATCGCTGCGGAAAGCCGTGCGCGCGGGCAGCGGGGCGATGTCAGTCCCGAAGCGCTGGGCAATGCCGCCATTTCCGATCTGCGCCGCCAGCGGGCCGAGGCCGCATCGGAATATGCGCGGGCGCTGGTCCAGTTCGAGCCGGAATATCCGGCGGCGCGCGCGCTCAAGGAAAAGATCCAGTCGCTGGATCAGGCGATTGCGCTCGAAACGTCGCGGGTCGGCGCGAGCCGTTCGCAGACCTATAAGGAAGCGGTTGCTAAGGAAGCCAGTCTGCGCAGCGAGGTCGAAAAGCTGCGCGCGCAGCTCGACGAACAGCAGCGCGCCAGCATCCAGTATAATATCTATCAGCGCGAAGCCGATACCAATCGCCAGCTCTATGACGCGCTGCTGCAGCGCTACAAGGAAATCGGCGTTGCAGGCACAGTCGGCGTCAACAATATCGCCATCGTCGATCAGGCGCGCGTGCCGACCGTTCCTTCGGCGCCGAGCTTGTTCAAGAACATGATCCTCGCCATCGCGCTGGGCCTGTGTCTGGTCGTTGCGCTGGTCGTCGGCCTTGAGCAGATCGACGAAGGGGTGGTCGATCCGCAGCAGATCAGCCGCGCCCTGCAGGTGCCGTTGCTTGGCTATACGCCGAAGACCGATGGCGCGCTTCAGGACGAGTTACAGGATGCCAAGTCGGATCTGTCCGAAGCCTATTTCAGCATTCATTCGAATCTGAATTTCAGCACGCATCACGGCATGCCGAGATCGCTGATGGTCACCAGCACCAAGCCGGGCGAAGGCAAATCGACCACGTCGATGGCGCTGGCGCGGATCATCGGCCGCACCGGAAAGCGGGTGTTGCTGGTCGATGCCGATCTGCGCTCGCCGACACTCAATTACATCTTCGAGTTGGACAACAAGGCGGGCTTCAGCAATCTGCTTGCCGGCGAAGACGATCTGATGCGGCTTACCGCGGAAGTGCCGTTCAGGGGCCTGTCGGTGCTCACCACCGGCCCCAAGCCGCCAAATCCGGCAGAGTTGCTCAGCGGTGATCGCATCAAGGTGCTGATCCAGGAAATGCTCGAGCATTTCGATCACATCGTGATGGATGCGCCGCCGGTACTGGGGCTCACCGATGCGCCGTTGCTCGGCAGCACGGTTGAAGGCTGTGTGTTCGTGATCCAGGCGGGTGACGTGCCGCTGCGTGGCATTCGTGCGGCGCTCCAGCGCTTGCGTATGGTCAACACCCATATCTTCGGCGCGGTTCTGACCAAGCTGTCGCAGCGGGATGCCGGCTACGGGTATGGCTATGGCTATGGCAGCAGCTATGGCTCCTATGGTCGGGACGACGACCCTAAGCGGGCATAA
- a CDS encoding glycosyltransferase, translating into MKILLIIDYLGSGGAQRQITNLALGLQARGVTVTLAVYHFSDADIFRPAIEAAGIPIFNITKTSKYSLEVPAALRRAMKQGRYDAVISFLDAPNIYAELAKLGVPGQTLIVSERLSYLAETGWLFSRLRRVLHAIASVVVSNSHSQTEWLRRFPWLRRKARTIYNGYPITEYQPLDPPGAGPLKLLAVGRISPQKNPKALAQAFVDLHRKIGKIPQLTWVGRVESGADTLYRETCDIIDGYAPLKQNWVWAGEHSDVMPFFRDCHALVHPSLYEGLPNVVCEALMAGRPVLVSDMCDNALLAGRNRERGLVIPDLTAQAIATTMEALYDICDEQWRTWSANARDHAVNNLKIETMCDAYLALVQELVARRTPVTGGAGQ; encoded by the coding sequence ATGAAGATCCTGCTGATCATCGATTATCTGGGCTCTGGTGGAGCACAGCGGCAGATCACCAATCTGGCGCTCGGTCTGCAGGCGCGCGGCGTGACGGTGACGCTTGCTGTTTACCATTTTTCCGATGCGGATATCTTTCGTCCGGCGATCGAGGCGGCTGGCATCCCGATCTTTAATATTACCAAGACCAGCAAATATTCGCTCGAAGTGCCTGCCGCGCTGCGGCGTGCGATGAAGCAGGGGCGCTACGACGCAGTTATCTCGTTCCTCGATGCGCCCAATATCTATGCCGAACTCGCCAAGCTTGGCGTGCCCGGGCAGACGCTGATCGTTTCGGAGCGACTGAGCTACCTTGCCGAAACCGGCTGGCTGTTCAGCCGCCTGCGCCGCGTGCTGCATGCCATTGCCTCGGTAGTGGTGAGCAACAGCCACAGCCAGACCGAGTGGCTGCGCCGCTTTCCGTGGCTGCGGCGCAAGGCGCGGACCATCTATAACGGCTATCCGATCACCGAATATCAGCCGCTCGATCCGCCCGGCGCGGGGCCGCTCAAGCTGTTGGCGGTCGGTCGCATCTCACCGCAGAAAAATCCCAAGGCGTTGGCCCAGGCATTTGTCGATCTGCATCGCAAGATCGGCAAGATACCGCAGCTGACCTGGGTCGGCCGCGTCGAAAGCGGGGCCGATACGCTGTATCGCGAAACCTGCGATATTATCGACGGCTATGCGCCGCTCAAGCAGAATTGGGTATGGGCTGGCGAGCATTCCGATGTGATGCCGTTCTTCCGCGATTGCCATGCACTGGTGCACCCGTCGCTGTACGAAGGGTTGCCCAATGTCGTGTGCGAAGCGCTGATGGCGGGGCGCCCGGTGCTGGTTTCGGACATGTGCGACAATGCGTTGCTGGCCGGCCGAAACCGGGAGCGGGGACTGGTGATCCCGGATCTGACCGCGCAGGCGATCGCGACGACGATGGAAGCGCTGTACGACATATGTGATGAGCAATGGCGCACATGGAGCGCCAATGCTCGCGATCACGCGGTCAA
- the wecC gene encoding UDP-N-acetyl-D-mannosamine dehydrogenase: MSGVRSVGVVGLGYIGLPTSVVFADHGVDIIGIDVNPATVDSINRGEPHIVEPQLDVLLRKVVESGKLRATLTAEAADAFIIAVPTPFRDNHEPDLAYIEAAVKSIAPVLAKGNLIVLESTAPVGATDRLSEWLASSRPDLTFPHQAGELSDIRVAHCPERVLPGQILRELVENDRIIGGLTPKCGQAASDLYRVFVRGNVKLTDARTAEMAKLTENAFRDVNIAFANELSVICDRLGINVWELIGLANLHPRVNILNPGPGVGGHCIAVDPWFIVAADRENSRLIQAARAVNDGKPHFVVDQVRQAAAKFDQPRIACLGLAYKANVDDLRESPAVDIVHMLAEQKIGTLLVVEPHVDTLPKALTAQGLTLSDYAQAVDSADIVLLLVDHALFLAGGRDALNGKIVINTRGVL; encoded by the coding sequence ATGAGCGGCGTCCGCAGCGTAGGCGTGGTGGGTCTTGGCTATATCGGCCTGCCGACCTCGGTGGTGTTCGCCGATCACGGCGTGGATATCATCGGCATCGACGTCAATCCGGCGACGGTAGACTCGATCAATCGCGGCGAGCCGCACATTGTCGAGCCGCAGCTCGACGTGCTCCTGCGCAAGGTGGTGGAATCGGGTAAGTTGCGGGCAACGCTGACGGCGGAAGCCGCCGATGCGTTCATCATCGCCGTCCCTACGCCGTTCCGCGACAATCATGAACCCGATCTCGCCTATATCGAGGCAGCGGTAAAATCGATCGCGCCGGTGCTGGCCAAGGGCAATCTGATCGTGCTGGAATCAACGGCGCCGGTCGGCGCGACCGATCGCCTGTCCGAATGGCTGGCGAGCAGTCGGCCCGATCTGACCTTCCCGCATCAGGCGGGCGAGCTGTCGGACATTCGCGTTGCGCACTGCCCCGAGCGCGTGCTGCCCGGGCAGATCCTGCGCGAGCTCGTCGAGAATGACCGGATCATCGGTGGTCTGACGCCCAAATGCGGGCAGGCCGCTAGCGATCTTTACCGCGTATTCGTCCGCGGCAACGTCAAGCTGACCGACGCCAGGACGGCGGAAATGGCGAAGCTCACAGAAAACGCTTTTCGCGATGTCAACATTGCCTTCGCCAACGAGCTGAGCGTGATCTGCGACCGTCTGGGCATCAATGTCTGGGAGCTCATCGGCCTCGCCAATCTTCATCCGCGCGTCAACATCCTCAATCCCGGCCCCGGGGTCGGCGGCCATTGCATCGCGGTCGATCCCTGGTTCATCGTCGCCGCGGATCGCGAGAACAGCCGGCTCATCCAGGCCGCGCGTGCCGTCAACGACGGCAAACCGCATTTTGTGGTCGATCAGGTTCGCCAGGCAGCGGCAAAGTTCGATCAGCCGCGGATCGCCTGTCTCGGCCTCGCGTATAAAGCGAATGTTGACGATTTGCGGGAAAGCCCCGCAGTCGACATCGTCCATATGCTGGCCGAACAGAAGATCGGCACCTTGCTGGTTGTCGAGCCGCACGTCGATACGCTGCCCAAGGCATTGACGGCACAGGGCCTGACGCTGAGTGATTACGCGCAAGCGGTGGACAGCGCCGATATCGTGCTGCTGCTGGTCGATCATGCGTTGTTTCTGGCGGGCGGGCGCGATGCGCTAAACGGCAAGATCGTGATCAACACCCGCGGCGTGCTGTGA
- the wecB gene encoding UDP-N-acetylglucosamine 2-epimerase (non-hydrolyzing), with protein sequence MTRILTIFGTRPEAIKLAPVVLALAGDPQIVHATCVSGQHRQMLDAVLEVFGLTPDYDLDIMKPGQSLTHITTAVLEGVGRVIDEFKPDWVIVQGDTTTAMAGALAAFYAKVKVAHVEAGLRTGNIHSPWPEEVNRKLVGQLATVHFPPTEVAADNLRAEGVREEDLLVTGNTVIDALQWVAAKLGSDRSLAAQFEAQFAFLNPTKRLLLVTGHRRENFDGGLERVCRALAEIGKRDDVQIVYPVHLNPNVRKVAWEVLSDSPAVHLIEPQDYLPFIHLMSRASLIITDSGGIQEEAPGLGKPVLVTRDTTERPEAMIAGTARLIGTSAEALIANVVELLDDPQSYAAMAQARNPFGDGQAAGRIGNRIKSESGKMEVVE encoded by the coding sequence ATGACCCGTATCCTGACCATATTTGGCACGCGCCCCGAAGCGATCAAGTTGGCGCCGGTCGTGCTGGCGCTGGCCGGCGACCCGCAAATCGTCCACGCGACCTGCGTTAGCGGACAACACCGCCAGATGCTCGATGCCGTGCTCGAGGTGTTCGGCCTGACGCCTGACTATGATCTGGACATCATGAAGCCGGGCCAGAGCCTCACCCACATCACTACCGCGGTGCTCGAAGGGGTTGGCCGGGTCATCGACGAGTTCAAGCCTGACTGGGTGATCGTCCAGGGCGATACCACTACGGCGATGGCGGGCGCGCTCGCCGCCTTCTACGCGAAGGTCAAGGTCGCCCATGTCGAGGCTGGATTGCGCACCGGCAACATTCATTCGCCCTGGCCCGAAGAGGTTAACCGCAAGCTCGTCGGCCAGTTGGCGACGGTGCATTTCCCACCGACCGAGGTCGCCGCCGACAACCTGCGCGCGGAAGGCGTGCGCGAGGAGGATTTGCTGGTTACCGGCAATACTGTGATCGATGCGTTGCAATGGGTTGCGGCCAAGCTGGGAAGCGACCGCTCGCTGGCGGCGCAGTTCGAAGCGCAATTCGCGTTTCTCAACCCGACCAAGCGTCTGTTGCTCGTCACCGGGCACCGCCGCGAGAATTTCGATGGCGGGCTTGAGCGCGTTTGCCGTGCCCTTGCCGAAATCGGCAAGCGCGACGACGTACAGATCGTCTATCCGGTTCACCTCAATCCCAATGTCCGCAAGGTCGCGTGGGAAGTACTTTCGGACAGTCCGGCCGTGCACTTGATCGAGCCGCAGGATTACCTGCCGTTCATCCATCTGATGAGCCGGGCCAGCCTGATCATCACCGATTCGGGCGGCATCCAGGAAGAGGCGCCGGGCCTTGGCAAGCCGGTGCTGGTGACTCGCGACACGACCGAGCGGCCCGAAGCGATGATCGCAGGCACTGCCCGGCTGATCGGCACCTCGGCCGAAGCGCTGATCGCCAATGTCGTCGAGCTGCTCGATGATCCGCAGTCCTATGCCGCGATGGCGCAGGCACGGAACCCCTTTGGCGATGGCCAGGCGGCCGGCCGTATCGGCAATCGCATCAAATCGGAGTCTGGAAAAATGGAAGTTGTCGAATGA